One segment of Macrotis lagotis isolate mMagLag1 chromosome 1, bilby.v1.9.chrom.fasta, whole genome shotgun sequence DNA contains the following:
- the LOC141507414 gene encoding short transient receptor potential channel 2-like gives MESLTPQPNWNEIVNRKLRFPAPLLGAIQEGQLGLVQQLLESAGTEANGGGGAGTGGPQRQLEEAEDRSWREALNLAIRLGHETITDVLLAQVKFDFRQIHEALLVAVDTNQPTVVRRLLARLEREKGRKVDTKSFSLAFFDSSIDGSRFAPGVTPLTLACQKDLYEIAQLLMNQGHAIARPHPISCSCLECSNARRYDLLKFSLSRINTYRGIASRAHLSLASDDAMLAAFQLSRELRRLARKEPEFKPEYIALEQLSQDYGFELLGMCRNQSEVTAVLNDLGEDSETEAEGLGQAFEEGIPNLARLRLAVNYNQKRFVAHPICQQVLSSIWCGNLAGWRGSTTAWKLFVSFIIFLTMPFLCLGYWLAPKSRLGRLLKIPVLKFLLHSASYLWFLIFLLGESLVMETQLGTFKGRSQSVWENSLHMIWVAGFLWFECKEVWIEGLRSYFLDWWNFLDVVILSLYLASFALRVLLAVLARLHCQNAPDGAACHYFTTAERSQWRTEDPQFVAEVLFAITSMLSFTRLAYILPAHESLGTLQISIGKMIDDMIRFMFILMIILTAFLCGLNNIYVPYQETERLGNFNETFQFLFWTMFGMEEHSVVDMPQFLVPEFVGRALYGIFTIVMVIVLLNMLIAMITNSFQKIEDDADVEWKFARSKLYLSYFREGLTLPVPFNILPSPKSFFYLLRRIFRFFCCCCCKTKEPTYPPIPTFANSGVGAGNGEGEGGSYRVRVIKALVQRYIETARREFEESRRKDLGNRLTELTKTVSRLQGEVAGVRKTMIEGGAPRLPEGVSVLSRYITRVRNSFQNLGPAIPELEVREREEEMVHRIPVILGMQISEGMENQESRVPETETQDTIEHATQEVERARTQTLESSNKISITQVEIHRGFGEEGDMNMLPEEDPMARHDPLASGAE, from the exons ATGGAGTCTCTCACG CCCCAGCCCAATTGGAATGAGATCGTGAACCGGAAACTCCGCTTTCCTGCCCCCCTGCTTGGTGCTATCCAGGAAGGTCAGTTGGGCCTGGTGCAGCAGCTGTTGGAGTCCGCAGGgactgaggcaaatgggggtGGAGGTGCGGGGACCGGAGGGCCACAACGTCAGCTGGAGGAGGCAGAGGACCGCTCTTGGAGAGAGGCGCTGAACCTGGCCATCCGGCTGGGCCATGAAACCATCACTGATGTTTTGCTGGCCCAGGTTAAGTTTGACTTTCGGCAAATTCATGAAGCTCTCCTGGTAGCAGTGGACACGAACCAGCCAACAGTGGTACGGCGCTTACTGGCCAGGCTGGAGCGTGAGAAAGGCCGCAAGGTGGACACCAAGTCCTTCTCTCTGGCCTTCTTTGACTCATCCATTGATGGGTCCCGCTTTGCCCCTGGGGTTACACCACTCACATTGGCCTGTCAGAAGGACCTGTATGAGATTGCCCAGTTGCTGATGAACCAGGGCCATGCCATCGCCCGTCCCCACCCTATCTCCTGTTCTTGTTTGGAGTGTAGTAATGCCCGTCGCTATGACCTACTCAAGTTCTCCCTCTCCCGCATTAACACCTATCGGGGCATTGCCAGCCGTGCCCACCTCTCCCTGGCCAGTGATGATGCCATGCTGGCCGCCTTCCAGCTCAGCCGAGAACTCAGGCGTCTGGCCCGCAAGGAGCCAGAGTTTAAG CCTGAGTACATTGCCCTGGAGCAGCTAAGCCAGGACTATGGATTTGAGCTGCTTGGAATGTGCCGCAACCAGAGTGAGGTCACCGCCGTTCTCAATGACCTGGGTGAAGATAgtgaaactgaggctgagggccTGGGCCAGGCCTTTGAGGAGGGAATCCCCAACCTGGCCCGCCTGCGCCTAGCCGTCAACTACAATCAAAAGCGG TTTGTAGCCCATCCCATCTGCCAGCAGGTCCTTTCCTCCATCTGGTGTGGAAACCTAGCTGGCTGGAGGGGCAGTACCACGGCCTGGAAGCTGTTTGTCTCCTTCATCATCTTCCTTACCATGCCCTTCCTCTGCCTGGGCTACTGGCTGGCACCCAAGTCAAGG CTGGGTCGTCTACTGAAGATTCCAGTGCTCAAATTTCTTCTACATTCAGCCTCTTACCTATGGTTCCTCATCTTTTTGCTGGGAGAGTCACTAGTCATGGAGACTCAGTTGGGCACCTTCAAGGGTCGCAGTCAGAGTGTCTGGGAAAACTCGCTGCACATGATCTGGGTTGCAG GCTTCCTGTGGTTCGAATGTAAGGAAGTGTGGATTGAGGGCCTTCGAAGCTACTTTCTTGACTGGTGGAACTTCCTGGACGTGGTCATCTTGTCCCTGTACCTGGCTTCCTTTGCCCTTCGAGTGCTTCTGGCGGTGTTAGCCAGGCTACATTGCCAGAATGCTCCAGATGGTGCTGCCTGTCACTACTTCACCACAGCAG AGCGCAGCCAGTGGCGTACAGAAGACCCCCAGTTTGTGGCTGAAGTCCTATTTGCCATCACCAGCATGCTCAGCTTCACCCGCCTGGCCTATATCCTGCCTGCCCATGAGTCTCTGGGGACCCTACAGATCTCCATTGGCAAGATGATTGATGATATGATTCG GTTCATGTTCATACTTATGATCATCCTGACAGCCTTTCTTTGTGGTCTCAACAACATCTATGTACCTTACCAGGAGACAGAGAGGCTGGGCAA CTTCAATGAGACATTCCAGTTTCTCTTCTGGACAATGTTCGGCATGGAAGAACACAGTGTGGTGGACATGCCCCAGTTTCTGGTGCCTGAGTTTGTGGGCCGTGCTCTTTATGGCATCTTCACCATTGTCATGGTCATCGTGCTGCTGAACATGCTTATTGCCATGATCACCAACTCCTTCCAGAAGATTGAG gatGATGCTGATGTGGAATGGAAGTTTGCCCGTTCCAAGCTTTACCTGTCCTACTTTCGGGAGGGCTTGACGCTACCGGTTCCCTTCAATATCTTGCCCTCACCCAAGTCCTTCTTCTATTTACTCAG GAGGATTTTCAGATTcttttgttgctgctgttgcaAGACCAAGGAGCCCACCtatccccccatccccaccttc gcAAACTCTGGGGTGGGGGCCGGGAATGGGGAAGGTGAGGGTGGCTCCTATCGAGTTCGAGTCATCAAAGCCTTGGTACAACGTTACATCGAGACTGCAAGACGTGAGTTTGAAGAAAGCCGTAGGAAAG ACCTTGGCAACCGACTCACAGAACTGACCAAGACAGTGTCCAGACTGCAAGGTGAAGTGGCTGGTGTAAGGAAGACAATGATTGAGGGTGGAGCTCCTCGACTCCCAGAGGGTGTCAGTGTCCTGAGTCGCTACATAACTCGTGTCCGAAATAGCTTCCAAAATCTAGGACCCGCCATTCCTGAGttggaagtaagagaaagggaggaggaaatggtGCATAGAATCCCTGTGATACTAGGGATGCAGATATCTGAAGGGATGGAGAACCAGGAGTCCAGAGTCCCAGAGACAGAAACTCAGGACACCATAGAACATGCAACTCAGGAAGTTGAAAGGGCCaggactcagacacttgagaGTTCCAACAAAATTTCCATCACCCAGGTGGAGATTCACAGAGGGTTTGGGGAAGAGGGGGATATGAATATGCTTCCAGAAGAAGATCCAATGGCCAGGCATGATCCCCTAGCCTCAGGAGCTGAATAA